AGGTAATTGGCCATGTGAATTGTAACGATGATGCTGGGAACCAGGCAACCAGTGAGTTTGATCTCACCTATATGTGGGATGGAAGCGAAGATACCAAGCCAATTGCCACATCAGTAATGATTGATGGACAGAAAATGGAATAAGTGGTGTGATTATGGAGAGAAAAGTTATGGGCTTTTTATATACCAACAAGTTTGATATTATCTCCCATAAAACTGGGGAAACCATTATTCAAATTATCAATCGGAATACAGTCCCTGTTACTAGAGATCCTTTCCGAATATACAGTTCCAATCCTTATGATAATTTTTTGTATTATGGAAAATCATATTGGAATGGTTTTTGTGTTTCACCGGTTTCAGAATCCTTTTTTCAAGTCTATTTCCCACCGAATATTATAGGGGTATTGGATCGAAAAGAAGACAAAACGATTTTACACATTACCATGAAGTTAGACCGTTTTGCTAAGATTTTTTTAGCATTGATTACAGCTGGTTCTCTCTTGTTTTTCCTTCTTCTCATTACTGTTATGAAGTGCGATATTTTATTAAGTATCAAATTGCCTGCTATGGTGTTAGCCTTTCATATAATAGCGCAGATCATTTTCCGAATACAAATAAAAAAATACTGACTAGGTTATTGGAATAATTTTGATATCTAATGCTATTTGAGGAAAAGAAGGTGGATGATATGAAATTTTTACCAAAGAGTAAATTTGATATTGTTTCCCATAAAAGCCCGGAAACAATTTTGAAAATTATCCAGAGTAATACTACATCCAGTAACCCCAATAAATCTGGTTTTCCCAAATTAAATTATGGGACTCCTTATTATGGGGAACTGTATCGGAACGGTTTTCATATTACTCCGGTTCCGGTGGTTCGGAACAGTTTCTTACCGGATATTTATGGAATTATTGAGCCGAAAGAAGGAAAAACTATGATACATATTACGATGCGGCTCAAATCTTATGTAACGATTTTTCTGGTGTTTTTTACAGCTTTTGCGTGTTTGTTCTTTCTCATAGGCTGTGCGGTGAAGAGTATAGAGCTAATAATTGGACCGCTTGGTTTGATCCTATGTGCCCATTTTATGACCCAATTATTTTTTCGGACGGAAATTAATAGCAATAAAGAACTGTTAACCCGTTTGTTGGTCGATTAATTTACGGAGCAAGAAAAAGTCAAACTGTTTTTTGACCTTTCGTTTGGTCAAAGAATGGTTTGACTTTTCTTTTTTATGGTAATCTAATATTTATTTTAAAAGGGCAATGCCGAATTTTCGGTAGTTTGTAGATTTTGCTGCAAGTTTAAATTTCATTCAATTAATAAAAAGCTTAAAATAAAAGAAAAAAATAGATTTCATTTGAAAATCGTAGAATACAAGAGATATTTTTGATTTTTAGAGAAAAATAAATTGATTTTTGACTTTAGTTGACTTTGACTTTAACTGACTTTAAAGGTATAATAAAGTCAAAGATCAGGAAAAGTCAAACGAGGTGAATCAAATGAATATCACAGATATGATTGCTGAAACAATCCAGCAGCTATTAGATCAGGAAGGCGGGGCCACTAGGATTAAACGGAACGAACTTGCCGAGGAACTAGGCTGTGTTCCAAGCCAGATTAACTATGTTATCACCTCCCGGTTTACTCCCGAGCAGGGGTATATTATAGAAAGTAAGCGAGGCGGCGGAGGTTATATCAAAATTATGAGAGTAAAACCTTCCCAACGCGATGTGATGATGCACCTGATTAACTCGGTGGGGAACACATTGGATGAACATTCTGCAAGAATTATTTTACAAAACCTGTGTTGCGACAAGTTATTAACCCAAAAAGAGGCTAAAATAATAATGTCCGCCATCAGCGAGAATACTTACAAAAACTTGGTTCCAGTGGAATATCGACCAAGAGTACGGGCCAGGTTATTTAAAACAATGTTATTGAATGCAATGGACTGATAAAGGAGGTCTTATTTATGCTTTGCCAAAAATGCCAGAAAAAAGAAGCTACAACTTATTATCAAGAAACTGTAAACGGAAAAACAACGACTTTACACCTATGTG
This is a stretch of genomic DNA from Clostridium facile. It encodes these proteins:
- a CDS encoding CtsR family transcriptional regulator, producing MNITDMIAETIQQLLDQEGGATRIKRNELAEELGCVPSQINYVITSRFTPEQGYIIESKRGGGGYIKIMRVKPSQRDVMMHLINSVGNTLDEHSARIILQNLCCDKLLTQKEAKIIMSAISENTYKNLVPVEYRPRVRARLFKTMLLNAMD